A region of Paralichthys olivaceus isolate ysfri-2021 chromosome 24, ASM2471397v2, whole genome shotgun sequence DNA encodes the following proteins:
- the LOC109645447 gene encoding nck-associated protein 5-like isoform X6, translating to MVSLQQQFSRMEETVRSLLQNQGVLEQTAVDTVDIMKAYKDKLSEEVQKQHDGPGENGSPPASQAEPDLRLPQNADPDASQAEEDKDKTKLLLERLKALEEQNSTLASENESQREQYERCLDEVANQVVQALLTQKDLREECLKLRTRVFDLEQQNRALGILFQQRIKPASDLLLQKLHSRIMDLSAADLLLEPERSKAFLLSRNTDSPSNEVQSNGKSGLPVTKCLSQLSLTVAAPVYPRSSCSSSELSLSSACSEFSSGSYTWNDGRSCGKTSSLTWEKRLSLGSSAPSNICAPPEEQVPTRRKESHILEGLRKLQRRRHRSSSCSSRVSRSGDKDCMNSNEGIYSLGIKSTGKGVSKPTQEGRTSAAGAKKFSYDSDDADDELAHSNRGDNIPTKDGWFYCRRRSRSISESLCSWEGIQDGGGDSGPVATKQPSGYDSKEHPEKLMSFINSFLPEGRRMSAFSKPTKLHHKPPDPEGPNHLSDVDDPAQLTSGSSDVRMSFSQPAEQAERDSKRLSREAAKLLAQQCLRREQGRTQSADGRPRPFSLIKEPKVATCTQSEESILSIFDAEGEPIELCAQKLTAGAGSRQDVQGSKAVADYTELVPQERPTRQTAANTRNYSVLESPEKPSEYQIRTRRTSRESSAERLSMQLTPQRKLIKPPSSRATKGLSIPPMTDSASPKCSGSKIPGRNKPSASPLRLSKGSSAEQSNSGPSGQEKSPSSSSTVKISRFIKTPGNSQSPKAVNSKSPSRAEWSKASSSSAGSPHLSRRHLEYADNVEQPTRDKHCEPSKNKLRSPSPPPPPGRTTSLLIRPNYEGSPQAHKPGAAQQATPTTVRGPPPSYHTSLLPNMQSTLPIKDKDCLDLDAGYGTALSPQKLVDKTSQHLQKSPAMTQTSTKGTSKRMTTKDYLPPANSGCAPEPETAPKGSKNVPPPYSALRGSALQSSFASKRGSTHENVHHSVQKASISLPVAFQETPQSKTETQAVVSPPSSVMMSPNSAEKASKTRIPMGFKAFLKSPPSHKNSLSVPGKQEKDHINSVSKETVTSNASTQCDSVQPAYSIDSPSKMSTTEGKGDVQSRLLEGEAAEEGDVCDKGKRSSQLFSRSISVTTKPHLKPALGMNGAKARSQSFSTNYIEKPNINALDVPGKIRTQIITNSGERGNSLSRQGSLEVPSVVLAESQVHSPRTRLSLYGGITGSSGQNVLPERNSRSGPKGEGSQGAGKGEAITSPSQKEARSLPISDRTGLNNIRKPAKVASHPQLQPPSSCVYSSENPVREAVGIATTANEQDFSREVKTQTDSPNRPADVEEKKVSPTTCTIEEKVMMGIEENLQKCQEQGKVAASEAKQKTGPSLANWFGLRKSKLPALSGKKTDAPKGKDEKKELKIGSVLGGKQMKSDKKKDKKKNEEVQTLSEMNNKLSSIMDHCNNQMGQIASQIQCSTAFIGKDQFVKELLGRTAVKGNCVSAPPPGMSTPKKHGDLKGDMEICPDTATLLMTQRINLRAENDDAHIQETACQDHMIGSGCQMRTLDSGIGTFPLPDSVTRASGRHIPKSESSPDGVTASSSKLDREPPSSHPDPSHPDVKVPSLPKTRLHAPTSMGHSLSDPTVTRSSDAQDAESRLPKLAASGAVRTKRSSLCVPRSNNPADDKEKDAERKTRNKDCEIPGERALRVCTYSGSSSSSDTETELEAGGSTLGSPQRTLIPRTKRSDPVEQNEETLKRSSVEKPLSIMDFYQHDMFSHLERDSRRISQYNLLHKESSLDGKAGDRLSKEIPLEKTAAGANQPSCLDFSLESLNELNHSSGSGSGLYPDAGVRRGGGCHADEGRSAEDCGRVDEPSSSSFSSKAPGSLSDSLYDSFSSCTSQGSNDV from the exons GATAAAACCGGCCTCCGACCTGCTCCTCCAG AAACTCCACTCCCGCATCATGGATCTGTCTGCCGCAGACTTACTTCTGGAGCCGGAGCGGAGCAAGGCCTTCTTGCTTTCCAGGAACACGGACTCTCCGTCTAAT GAGGTCCAGTCGAACGGAAAGTCCGGTCTGCCTGTGACCAAGTGTCTGAGCCAGCTGAGTCTGACGGTGGCGGCGCCTGTTTACCcgcgcagcagctgcagcagcagcgagttGTCGCTGTCGAGCGCATGCAGCGAATTCTCCAGCGGCTCCTACACCTGGAATGACGGACGCTCCTGTGGGAAAACG TCGTCCCTGACCTGGGAGAAGAGGCTGAGTTTGGGTTCATCAGCTCCCAGTAACATCTGCGCCCCACCGGAGGAGCAGGTGCCCACACGACGCAAGGAGAGCCACATCCTGGAGGGACTCAGAAAGCttcagaggaggagacacaggaGCTCCTCGTGTTCATCCAGGGTCTCAAGGTCAGGGGACAAAGACTGCATGAACTCCAACGAGGGCATCTACTCCCTGGGGATCAAGAGCACTGGCAAAGGGGTTTCCAAGCCCACACAGGAGGGGAGAACTTCTGCTGCCGGGGCCAAGAAGTTCTCGTATGATTCTGATGATGCAGACGATGAACTGGCACATTCCAACCGTGGAGACAACATCCCCACCAAGGACGGATGGTTTTACTGTAGGAGACGCTCCCGCAGCATCTCAGAGAGTTTATGCAGCTGGGAGGGGATCCAGGACGGTGGAGGTGACTCAGGTCCCGTGGCTACGAAACAGCCCTCAGGTTACGACTCGAAAGAGCATCCTGAGAAACTCATGAGCTTCATTAACAGTTTTCTCCCTGAGGGACGGCGGATGTCAGCTTTTTCCAAACcaaccaagctgcaccacaaGCCCCCTGATCCTGAGGGTCCCAACCACCTCTCTGATGTGGACGATCCAGCGCAGCTCACCTCTGGGTCCAGTGACGTCCGCATGTCCTTCAGCCAGCCAGCAGAGCAGGCAGAGAGGGACTCCAAGAGGCTGTCGAGGGAGGCTGCCAAGCTGCTGGCCCAGCAGTGTTTGAGACGAGAGCAGGGACGCACCCAGTCTGCGGACGGGAGGCCCCGACCTTTCAGCTTAATTAAGGAGCCCAAAGTGGCCACATGCACTCAGTCTGAGGAAAGTATCCTGTCCATATTTGACGCAGAAGGAGAGCCCATCGAACTTTGTGCTCAGAAACTCACAGCAGGTGCCGGGTCTCGACAGGACGTTCAAGGTAGCAAAGCGGTTGCTGATTACACGGAGCTGGTGCCGCAGGAGAGACCAACGCGACAGACGGCAGCAAACACAAGGAACTACAGCGTTCTCGAATCTCCGGAAAAACCCTCAGAGTATCAGATCAGGACGAGAAGGACGAGCAGAGAGAGCAGTGCAGAGAGGTTATCGATGCAGCTGACTCCACAACGGAAGCTGATCAAACCCCCGAGCAGCCGAGCCACTAAAGGCCTCTCGATCCCTCCCATGACTGACTCTGCTAGTCCGAAGTGCAGCGGTTCGAAGATACCAGGTCGTAACAAACCTTCTGCTTCCCCGCTGAGACTGTCTAAGGGCTCCTCCGCCGAACAGAGCAACTCAGGACCCTCTGGTCAGGAGaaatccccctcctcctcttcgacAGTTAAAATCTCCAGGTTCATCAAGACGCCAGGAAACTCCCAGAGCCCGAAGGCAGTGAACTCCAAATCTCCCAGCAGGGCCGAGTGGAGtaaggcctcctcctcctccgcaggTTCCCCGCACCTGTCGAGGAGGCACCTGGAGTACGCTGACAACGTGGAACAGCCGaccagagacaaacactgtgaacccagcaaaaacaaactcaggtccccttctcctccccctcccccggGCCGCACCACCTCCTTGCTCATCAGACCAAACTACGAAGGGTCGCCTCAAGCACATAAACCAGGCGCAGCTCAACAAGCCACACCGACCACTGTGAGGGGCCCTCCCCCAAGTTACCACACTTCACTCTTACCAAATATGCAAAGTACTCTGCCCATCAAGGATAAAGACTGTTTAGACTTAGATGCCGGCTACGGGACCGCACTTTCACCTCAGAAACTGGTCGACAAAACCAGTCAGCACCTTCAAAAGTCCCCCGCCATGACTCAGACGTCGACGAAAGGCACTTCCAAGCGAATGACCACGAAAGACTACCTCCCCCCTGCAAACTCAGGGTGTGCTCCCGAACCCGAAACCGCACCTAAAGGCTCTAAGAATGTCCCTCCTCCCTACAGTGCCCTCCGAGGCTCCGCGCTCCAGAGCTCATTTGCAAGTAAAAGAGGATCAACCCACGAAAATGTGCATCACTCAGTGCAGAAGGCCTCTATTAGTTTACCTGTGGCGTTTCAGGAAACCCCTCAAAGTAAGACAGAGACGCAAGCTGTCGTCAGTCCACCCAGCTCAGTCATGATGTCCCCGAACTCAGCGGAAAAAGCCTCAAAGACTCGAATCCCGATGGGGTTTAAAGCATTTTTAAAATCTCCCCCCAGCCATAAAAATAGTCTGTCTGTACCAGGAAAGCAAGAGAAAGATCATATCAACTCGGTCTCCAAGGAAACAGTGACTTCAAATGCTTCGACGCAGTGTGACAGCGTGCAGCCGGCGTACAGTATTGATTCCCCCTCCAAGATGTCCACGACAGAGGGGAAAGGTGACGTCCAGAGTAGGTTACTGGAAGGGGAAGCTGCTGAGGAGGGGGATGTTTGCGATAAGGGGAAAAGGAGCAGTCAACTTTTCTCTAGATCCATATCTGTCACCACCAAACCTCATCTAAAGCCGGCCCTGGGGATGAACGGAGCCAAAGCCCGCAGCCAGAGTTTCAGCACCAACTACATCGAGAAACCCAACATCAACGCCCTCGATGTGCCGGGAAAAATCCGAACGCAGATCATCACCAACTCAGGTGAACGCGGGAACTCTCTCTCCAGACAGGGCTCCCTGGAGGTGCCCAGTGTTGTGTTAGCGGAGAGCCAGGTCCACTCTCCCAGGACCAGGCTGAGCCTCTACGGCGGCATTACGGGGTCCAGCGGTCAAAACGTTCTTCCTGAGAGAAACTCAAGATCAGGCCCTAAAGGCGAGGGGTCGCAGGGTGCAGGGAAAGGGGAGGCGATCACCTCCCCATCTCAGAAGGAGGCGCGTAGCTTACCCATCAGCGACAGGACTGGTTTGAACAACATCCGTAAGCCGGCAAAAGTTGCCTCTCATCCGCAGCTTCAGCCTCCGTCCTCTTGTGTGTACAGCTCAGAGAACCCTGTGCGGGAGGCGGTCGGCATAGCAACCACCGCTAATGAGCAAGACTTCAGCAGGGAAGTCAAAACTCAGACAGACTCGCCAAACAGACCTGCagatgtggaggagaagaaagtcaGCCCCACGACCTGCACTATTGAGGAGAAAGTCATGATGGGAATCGAAGAGAACTTGCAGAAATGTCAAGAGCAGGGCAAGGTCGCCGCCAGCGAGGCCAAACAGAAGACCGGGCCCTCTCTGGCAAACTGGTTTGGCCTCCGCAAGAGCAAACTCCCGGCCCTGAGCGGCAAGAAAACGGACGCCCCCAAAGGGAAGGACGAGAAGAAAGAGCTGAAGATCGGATCGGTGCTCGGAGGGAAACAGATGAAGTCTGACAagaagaaggacaagaagaaaaacgAGGAGGTGCAGACTCTGTCGGAGATGAACAACAAGCTCAGCTCCATCATGGACCACTGCAACAATCAGATGGGTCAGATCGCCAGTCAGATCCAATGCTCGACGGCGTTTATCGGCAAAGACCAGTTCGTGAAAGAGCTTCTCGGCAG GACGGCCGTGAAGGGCAACTGCGTGTCTGCGCCGCCGCCTGGAATGTCCACGCCGAAGAAGCACGGCGACCTGAAGGGCGACATGGAGATCTGTCCAGATACGGCC ACCCTGCTCATGACTCAGAGGATCAACCTGAGAGCTGAGAATGACGACGCACACATCCAGGAAACAGCTTGTCAGGATCACATGATCG GCTCCGGCTGTCAGATGAGAACCCTGGACAGCGGCATCGGCACCTTCCCTCTCCCCGACTCCGTCACCCGGGCCAGCGGTCGCCACATCCCTAAATCTGAATCCAGCCCCGATGGGGTGACCGCCAGCTCGTCCAAGCTCGATCGGGAGCCTCCCTCTTCTCACCCAGACCCCTCTCACCCCGACGTGAAAGTGCCTTCCCTCCCAAAAACCCGCCTGCATGCCCCCACTAGCATGGGTCACTCCCTGTCCGACCCCACCGTGACCCGCAGCAGCGACGCCCAGGACGCCGAGAGCCGCCTGCCCAAACTAGCAGCCTCAG GCGCCGTCAGGACGAAGAGGTCGAGTCTTTGTGTTCCGCGGAGCAACAACCCCGCGGACGACAAAGAGAAGGACGCAGAGAGGAAGACGAGAAACAAGGACTGTGAGATTCCTGGT GAGCGAGCCCTGCGAGTGTGCACGTACtcgggcagcagcagcagcagcgacaccGAGACCGAGCTGGAGGCCGGCGGCAGCACTCTGGGCTCGCCGCAGCGGACCCTGATCCCCAGAACCAAGAGGAGCGACCCAG TCGAGCAGAACGAGGAGACGCTGAAGAGGAGCAGCGTGGAGAAACCCCTGTCGATCATGGACTTCTACCAACACGACATGTTCTCACACCTGGAGCGGGACAGCAGGAGGATCTCTCAGTACAACCTGTTGCACAAAGAGTCGTCGCTCGACGGGAAAGCAGGAGACAGACTCAGT AAGGAGATCCCCCTGGAGAAAACGGCGGCCGGCGCGAACCAGCCGAGCTGCCTGGACTTCTCCTTAGAGTCCCTGAACGAGCTGAATCACAGCAGCGGCTCCGGCAGCGGCCTCTACCCCGACGCTGGCGTCCGCAGAGGAGGCGGCTGCCACGCGGATGAAGGGAGGAGCGCGGAGGACTGCGGCAGAGTGGACGAGCCCTcgtcctccagcttctccagcAAGGCCCCGGGCTCCCTGAGCGACTCGCTGTACGACAGCTTCTCGTCCTGCACCAGTCAGGGATCCAATGACGTGTAG
- the LOC109645447 gene encoding nck-associated protein 5-like isoform X7: MREAISRMEETVRSLLQNQGVLEQTAVDTVDIMKAYKDKLSEEVQKQHDGPGENGSPPASQAEPDLRLPQNADPDASQAEEDKDKTKLLLERLKALEEQNSTLASENESQREQYERCLDEVANQVVQALLTQKDLREECLKLRTRVFDLEQQNRALGILFQQRIKPASDLLLQKLHSRIMDLSAADLLLEPERSKAFLLSRNTDSPSNEVQSNGKSGLPVTKCLSQLSLTVAAPVYPRSSCSSSELSLSSACSEFSSGSYTWNDGRSCGKTSSLTWEKRLSLGSSAPSNICAPPEEQVPTRRKESHILEGLRKLQRRRHRSSSCSSRVSRSGDKDCMNSNEGIYSLGIKSTGKGVSKPTQEGRTSAAGAKKFSYDSDDADDELAHSNRGDNIPTKDGWFYCRRRSRSISESLCSWEGIQDGGGDSGPVATKQPSGYDSKEHPEKLMSFINSFLPEGRRMSAFSKPTKLHHKPPDPEGPNHLSDVDDPAQLTSGSSDVRMSFSQPAEQAERDSKRLSREAAKLLAQQCLRREQGRTQSADGRPRPFSLIKEPKVATCTQSEESILSIFDAEGEPIELCAQKLTAGAGSRQDVQGSKAVADYTELVPQERPTRQTAANTRNYSVLESPEKPSEYQIRTRRTSRESSAERLSMQLTPQRKLIKPPSSRATKGLSIPPMTDSASPKCSGSKIPGRNKPSASPLRLSKGSSAEQSNSGPSGQEKSPSSSSTVKISRFIKTPGNSQSPKAVNSKSPSRAEWSKASSSSAGSPHLSRRHLEYADNVEQPTRDKHCEPSKNKLRSPSPPPPPGRTTSLLIRPNYEGSPQAHKPGAAQQATPTTVRGPPPSYHTSLLPNMQSTLPIKDKDCLDLDAGYGTALSPQKLVDKTSQHLQKSPAMTQTSTKGTSKRMTTKDYLPPANSGCAPEPETAPKGSKNVPPPYSALRGSALQSSFASKRGSTHENVHHSVQKASISLPVAFQETPQSKTETQAVVSPPSSVMMSPNSAEKASKTRIPMGFKAFLKSPPSHKNSLSVPGKQEKDHINSVSKETVTSNASTQCDSVQPAYSIDSPSKMSTTEGKGDVQSRLLEGEAAEEGDVCDKGKRSSQLFSRSISVTTKPHLKPALGMNGAKARSQSFSTNYIEKPNINALDVPGKIRTQIITNSGERGNSLSRQGSLEVPSVVLAESQVHSPRTRLSLYGGITGSSGQNVLPERNSRSGPKGEGSQGAGKGEAITSPSQKEARSLPISDRTGLNNIRKPAKVASHPQLQPPSSCVYSSENPVREAVGIATTANEQDFSREVKTQTDSPNRPADVEEKKVSPTTCTIEEKVMMGIEENLQKCQEQGKVAASEAKQKTGPSLANWFGLRKSKLPALSGKKTDAPKGKDEKKELKIGSVLGGKQMKSDKKKDKKKNEEVQTLSEMNNKLSSIMDHCNNQMGQIASQIQCSTAFIGKDQFVKELLGRTAVKGNCVSAPPPGMSTPKKHGDLKGDMEICPDTATLLMTQRINLRAENDDAHIQETACQDHMIGSGCQMRTLDSGIGTFPLPDSVTRASGRHIPKSESSPDGVTASSSKLDREPPSSHPDPSHPDVKVPSLPKTRLHAPTSMGHSLSDPTVTRSSDAQDAESRLPKLAASGAVRTKRSSLCVPRSNNPADDKEKDAERKTRNKDCEIPGERALRVCTYSGSSSSSDTETELEAGGSTLGSPQRTLIPRTKRSDPVEQNEETLKRSSVEKPLSIMDFYQHDMFSHLERDSRRISQYNLLHKESSLDGKAGDRLSKEIPLEKTAAGANQPSCLDFSLESLNELNHSSGSGSGLYPDAGVRRGGGCHADEGRSAEDCGRVDEPSSSSFSSKAPGSLSDSLYDSFSSCTSQGSNDV; encoded by the exons GATAAAACCGGCCTCCGACCTGCTCCTCCAG AAACTCCACTCCCGCATCATGGATCTGTCTGCCGCAGACTTACTTCTGGAGCCGGAGCGGAGCAAGGCCTTCTTGCTTTCCAGGAACACGGACTCTCCGTCTAAT GAGGTCCAGTCGAACGGAAAGTCCGGTCTGCCTGTGACCAAGTGTCTGAGCCAGCTGAGTCTGACGGTGGCGGCGCCTGTTTACCcgcgcagcagctgcagcagcagcgagttGTCGCTGTCGAGCGCATGCAGCGAATTCTCCAGCGGCTCCTACACCTGGAATGACGGACGCTCCTGTGGGAAAACG TCGTCCCTGACCTGGGAGAAGAGGCTGAGTTTGGGTTCATCAGCTCCCAGTAACATCTGCGCCCCACCGGAGGAGCAGGTGCCCACACGACGCAAGGAGAGCCACATCCTGGAGGGACTCAGAAAGCttcagaggaggagacacaggaGCTCCTCGTGTTCATCCAGGGTCTCAAGGTCAGGGGACAAAGACTGCATGAACTCCAACGAGGGCATCTACTCCCTGGGGATCAAGAGCACTGGCAAAGGGGTTTCCAAGCCCACACAGGAGGGGAGAACTTCTGCTGCCGGGGCCAAGAAGTTCTCGTATGATTCTGATGATGCAGACGATGAACTGGCACATTCCAACCGTGGAGACAACATCCCCACCAAGGACGGATGGTTTTACTGTAGGAGACGCTCCCGCAGCATCTCAGAGAGTTTATGCAGCTGGGAGGGGATCCAGGACGGTGGAGGTGACTCAGGTCCCGTGGCTACGAAACAGCCCTCAGGTTACGACTCGAAAGAGCATCCTGAGAAACTCATGAGCTTCATTAACAGTTTTCTCCCTGAGGGACGGCGGATGTCAGCTTTTTCCAAACcaaccaagctgcaccacaaGCCCCCTGATCCTGAGGGTCCCAACCACCTCTCTGATGTGGACGATCCAGCGCAGCTCACCTCTGGGTCCAGTGACGTCCGCATGTCCTTCAGCCAGCCAGCAGAGCAGGCAGAGAGGGACTCCAAGAGGCTGTCGAGGGAGGCTGCCAAGCTGCTGGCCCAGCAGTGTTTGAGACGAGAGCAGGGACGCACCCAGTCTGCGGACGGGAGGCCCCGACCTTTCAGCTTAATTAAGGAGCCCAAAGTGGCCACATGCACTCAGTCTGAGGAAAGTATCCTGTCCATATTTGACGCAGAAGGAGAGCCCATCGAACTTTGTGCTCAGAAACTCACAGCAGGTGCCGGGTCTCGACAGGACGTTCAAGGTAGCAAAGCGGTTGCTGATTACACGGAGCTGGTGCCGCAGGAGAGACCAACGCGACAGACGGCAGCAAACACAAGGAACTACAGCGTTCTCGAATCTCCGGAAAAACCCTCAGAGTATCAGATCAGGACGAGAAGGACGAGCAGAGAGAGCAGTGCAGAGAGGTTATCGATGCAGCTGACTCCACAACGGAAGCTGATCAAACCCCCGAGCAGCCGAGCCACTAAAGGCCTCTCGATCCCTCCCATGACTGACTCTGCTAGTCCGAAGTGCAGCGGTTCGAAGATACCAGGTCGTAACAAACCTTCTGCTTCCCCGCTGAGACTGTCTAAGGGCTCCTCCGCCGAACAGAGCAACTCAGGACCCTCTGGTCAGGAGaaatccccctcctcctcttcgacAGTTAAAATCTCCAGGTTCATCAAGACGCCAGGAAACTCCCAGAGCCCGAAGGCAGTGAACTCCAAATCTCCCAGCAGGGCCGAGTGGAGtaaggcctcctcctcctccgcaggTTCCCCGCACCTGTCGAGGAGGCACCTGGAGTACGCTGACAACGTGGAACAGCCGaccagagacaaacactgtgaacccagcaaaaacaaactcaggtccccttctcctccccctcccccggGCCGCACCACCTCCTTGCTCATCAGACCAAACTACGAAGGGTCGCCTCAAGCACATAAACCAGGCGCAGCTCAACAAGCCACACCGACCACTGTGAGGGGCCCTCCCCCAAGTTACCACACTTCACTCTTACCAAATATGCAAAGTACTCTGCCCATCAAGGATAAAGACTGTTTAGACTTAGATGCCGGCTACGGGACCGCACTTTCACCTCAGAAACTGGTCGACAAAACCAGTCAGCACCTTCAAAAGTCCCCCGCCATGACTCAGACGTCGACGAAAGGCACTTCCAAGCGAATGACCACGAAAGACTACCTCCCCCCTGCAAACTCAGGGTGTGCTCCCGAACCCGAAACCGCACCTAAAGGCTCTAAGAATGTCCCTCCTCCCTACAGTGCCCTCCGAGGCTCCGCGCTCCAGAGCTCATTTGCAAGTAAAAGAGGATCAACCCACGAAAATGTGCATCACTCAGTGCAGAAGGCCTCTATTAGTTTACCTGTGGCGTTTCAGGAAACCCCTCAAAGTAAGACAGAGACGCAAGCTGTCGTCAGTCCACCCAGCTCAGTCATGATGTCCCCGAACTCAGCGGAAAAAGCCTCAAAGACTCGAATCCCGATGGGGTTTAAAGCATTTTTAAAATCTCCCCCCAGCCATAAAAATAGTCTGTCTGTACCAGGAAAGCAAGAGAAAGATCATATCAACTCGGTCTCCAAGGAAACAGTGACTTCAAATGCTTCGACGCAGTGTGACAGCGTGCAGCCGGCGTACAGTATTGATTCCCCCTCCAAGATGTCCACGACAGAGGGGAAAGGTGACGTCCAGAGTAGGTTACTGGAAGGGGAAGCTGCTGAGGAGGGGGATGTTTGCGATAAGGGGAAAAGGAGCAGTCAACTTTTCTCTAGATCCATATCTGTCACCACCAAACCTCATCTAAAGCCGGCCCTGGGGATGAACGGAGCCAAAGCCCGCAGCCAGAGTTTCAGCACCAACTACATCGAGAAACCCAACATCAACGCCCTCGATGTGCCGGGAAAAATCCGAACGCAGATCATCACCAACTCAGGTGAACGCGGGAACTCTCTCTCCAGACAGGGCTCCCTGGAGGTGCCCAGTGTTGTGTTAGCGGAGAGCCAGGTCCACTCTCCCAGGACCAGGCTGAGCCTCTACGGCGGCATTACGGGGTCCAGCGGTCAAAACGTTCTTCCTGAGAGAAACTCAAGATCAGGCCCTAAAGGCGAGGGGTCGCAGGGTGCAGGGAAAGGGGAGGCGATCACCTCCCCATCTCAGAAGGAGGCGCGTAGCTTACCCATCAGCGACAGGACTGGTTTGAACAACATCCGTAAGCCGGCAAAAGTTGCCTCTCATCCGCAGCTTCAGCCTCCGTCCTCTTGTGTGTACAGCTCAGAGAACCCTGTGCGGGAGGCGGTCGGCATAGCAACCACCGCTAATGAGCAAGACTTCAGCAGGGAAGTCAAAACTCAGACAGACTCGCCAAACAGACCTGCagatgtggaggagaagaaagtcaGCCCCACGACCTGCACTATTGAGGAGAAAGTCATGATGGGAATCGAAGAGAACTTGCAGAAATGTCAAGAGCAGGGCAAGGTCGCCGCCAGCGAGGCCAAACAGAAGACCGGGCCCTCTCTGGCAAACTGGTTTGGCCTCCGCAAGAGCAAACTCCCGGCCCTGAGCGGCAAGAAAACGGACGCCCCCAAAGGGAAGGACGAGAAGAAAGAGCTGAAGATCGGATCGGTGCTCGGAGGGAAACAGATGAAGTCTGACAagaagaaggacaagaagaaaaacgAGGAGGTGCAGACTCTGTCGGAGATGAACAACAAGCTCAGCTCCATCATGGACCACTGCAACAATCAGATGGGTCAGATCGCCAGTCAGATCCAATGCTCGACGGCGTTTATCGGCAAAGACCAGTTCGTGAAAGAGCTTCTCGGCAG GACGGCCGTGAAGGGCAACTGCGTGTCTGCGCCGCCGCCTGGAATGTCCACGCCGAAGAAGCACGGCGACCTGAAGGGCGACATGGAGATCTGTCCAGATACGGCC ACCCTGCTCATGACTCAGAGGATCAACCTGAGAGCTGAGAATGACGACGCACACATCCAGGAAACAGCTTGTCAGGATCACATGATCG GCTCCGGCTGTCAGATGAGAACCCTGGACAGCGGCATCGGCACCTTCCCTCTCCCCGACTCCGTCACCCGGGCCAGCGGTCGCCACATCCCTAAATCTGAATCCAGCCCCGATGGGGTGACCGCCAGCTCGTCCAAGCTCGATCGGGAGCCTCCCTCTTCTCACCCAGACCCCTCTCACCCCGACGTGAAAGTGCCTTCCCTCCCAAAAACCCGCCTGCATGCCCCCACTAGCATGGGTCACTCCCTGTCCGACCCCACCGTGACCCGCAGCAGCGACGCCCAGGACGCCGAGAGCCGCCTGCCCAAACTAGCAGCCTCAG GCGCCGTCAGGACGAAGAGGTCGAGTCTTTGTGTTCCGCGGAGCAACAACCCCGCGGACGACAAAGAGAAGGACGCAGAGAGGAAGACGAGAAACAAGGACTGTGAGATTCCTGGT GAGCGAGCCCTGCGAGTGTGCACGTACtcgggcagcagcagcagcagcgacaccGAGACCGAGCTGGAGGCCGGCGGCAGCACTCTGGGCTCGCCGCAGCGGACCCTGATCCCCAGAACCAAGAGGAGCGACCCAG TCGAGCAGAACGAGGAGACGCTGAAGAGGAGCAGCGTGGAGAAACCCCTGTCGATCATGGACTTCTACCAACACGACATGTTCTCACACCTGGAGCGGGACAGCAGGAGGATCTCTCAGTACAACCTGTTGCACAAAGAGTCGTCGCTCGACGGGAAAGCAGGAGACAGACTCAGT AAGGAGATCCCCCTGGAGAAAACGGCGGCCGGCGCGAACCAGCCGAGCTGCCTGGACTTCTCCTTAGAGTCCCTGAACGAGCTGAATCACAGCAGCGGCTCCGGCAGCGGCCTCTACCCCGACGCTGGCGTCCGCAGAGGAGGCGGCTGCCACGCGGATGAAGGGAGGAGCGCGGAGGACTGCGGCAGAGTGGACGAGCCCTcgtcctccagcttctccagcAAGGCCCCGGGCTCCCTGAGCGACTCGCTGTACGACAGCTTCTCGTCCTGCACCAGTCAGGGATCCAATGACGTGTAG